The Trichocoleus desertorum ATA4-8-CV12 genome window below encodes:
- the psbQ gene encoding photosystem II protein PsbQ, protein MRHYRSILALALAFVTAFLVSCSSPASTKTLTYSPTQIERIQSYSSSITALRSRMPELATLIENREWIDVRGFIHGPLGELRLRMGNLARNLLPDAQGPARQAAQDVFTHLEEIDEAAQKSDYRQAIRNYAEAIKDFDAFFQLVPNS, encoded by the coding sequence ATGAGACACTATCGGTCAATTTTGGCTCTAGCGCTAGCCTTCGTCACAGCATTTCTCGTCAGTTGCAGTAGCCCTGCCAGCACCAAAACCCTGACTTACAGCCCCACTCAAATTGAGCGGATTCAGAGTTATAGCTCTAGCATCACTGCCCTTCGCAGCCGTATGCCTGAACTAGCAACTTTGATTGAAAATCGTGAGTGGATCGATGTACGCGGCTTTATTCACGGTCCACTTGGAGAGCTACGGCTCAGAATGGGCAATTTGGCTCGCAACTTACTTCCCGATGCTCAAGGCCCAGCACGACAAGCTGCTCAAGACGTTTTTACTCACCTAGAAGAAATTGACGAAGCGGCGCAAAAGAGCGACTACCGCCAAGCAATTCGCAACTACGCAGAAGC
- a CDS encoding alpha/beta fold hydrolase, translated as MNPTDKPPVLLLHSFPSQSYSWRQVLPALAEQGFRAIAPDWPGFGFSTKPDKRDFTYTSEAFVSALADLVQVLELERFSLVVQGFLGAVGLRYALQHPDQIERLAIFNTPLSTVAKLPWKIQQMGLPLVGDMMTQDPLLVDRLLEGGGPYQVDDKDLDVYRRPFLKSSDAGRSLLYTLRNLQLQATTAEIESGFDNWERPILVAWGMSDPWLPFSMAENFTKAIPDAELVQLQEVGHYPQEDWYEKVNEVLLPFLRRQSL; from the coding sequence ATGAATCCAACGGATAAGCCACCAGTGCTGCTGCTACACAGTTTTCCTTCGCAAAGCTACAGTTGGCGTCAGGTATTGCCTGCTTTGGCTGAGCAAGGTTTTAGAGCGATCGCCCCTGATTGGCCTGGTTTTGGCTTTTCTACTAAGCCAGATAAGCGAGATTTTACTTACACGTCTGAAGCTTTTGTAAGCGCTTTGGCAGACCTAGTGCAAGTGCTGGAATTGGAACGATTTTCCCTGGTGGTGCAAGGTTTTTTGGGTGCTGTAGGACTCCGCTATGCTTTACAACATCCTGACCAGATCGAGCGCTTAGCCATCTTCAACACTCCCCTCTCTACTGTGGCTAAGCTGCCGTGGAAGATTCAGCAAATGGGGTTGCCTTTGGTGGGTGACATGATGACGCAAGATCCGCTATTGGTCGATCGCTTATTGGAAGGGGGTGGGCCTTACCAGGTAGATGACAAAGATTTGGATGTGTATCGACGGCCATTCTTAAAGAGTTCGGATGCGGGGCGATCGCTGCTATATACGCTACGCAACTTGCAGCTACAGGCAACCACGGCGGAAATTGAGTCAGGCTTCGATAACTGGGAGCGACCAATCTTAGTGGCTTGGGGCATGTCCGATCCTTGGTTGCCGTTTAGCATGGCCGAAAACTTTACTAAAGCGATTCCGGATGCAGAGCTAGTACAACTACAGGAAGTAGGGCACTACCCACAAGAAGATTGGTATGAAAAGGTGAATGAAGTTCTCTTGCCATTTCTACGTCGTCAAAGCCTTTAG
- a CDS encoding GDP-mannose 4,6-dehydratase encodes MPSKSALITGVTGQDGSYLAELLLARGYQVFGLVRRSSSGNSSRISHFSNDIKILSGDLLDQCSLMDAIIEAQPDEIYNLASQSYIPTSWTQPSLTAEYTALGVSRLLESIRRCKPDARFYQASSSEVFGQPDESPQTERTAFRPRNPYGVAKAYAHWMSVNYRQQYKLYACCGITYTHESPRRGAEFVFRKITRAAAMIKLGLLNELKLGNLDAQRDWCYAKDAVYAMWLMLQQQEADDYIIASGETHSVRELVEFAFSCVNLNWQDYVSVDPAFYRPDEPVQLMGCIDKIQNKLGWKPQHSFQEMVELMVEHDLKALQDEP; translated from the coding sequence ATGCCTTCTAAATCTGCCCTCATTACTGGCGTCACCGGACAAGATGGTTCCTATCTTGCGGAGCTACTTTTAGCTAGGGGATATCAAGTTTTTGGCTTGGTTCGCCGCTCTAGTTCGGGTAATTCTAGTCGTATCAGCCATTTCTCTAATGACATCAAAATTTTGTCTGGAGACTTGCTGGATCAGTGTTCGTTGATGGATGCGATTATTGAGGCTCAACCAGATGAAATCTATAATCTTGCGTCTCAGAGTTATATTCCTACGTCTTGGACGCAGCCTTCTTTAACGGCTGAATATACGGCTTTGGGGGTTTCTAGGCTTTTAGAATCTATTCGGCGTTGTAAGCCAGATGCGAGGTTCTATCAAGCTTCCAGTAGTGAGGTGTTTGGGCAACCGGATGAATCGCCGCAGACAGAGCGTACTGCTTTTCGACCTCGTAACCCTTATGGGGTGGCTAAGGCTTACGCTCACTGGATGAGTGTGAATTACCGCCAACAGTACAAGCTCTACGCCTGCTGTGGCATCACTTATACCCACGAATCGCCACGGCGCGGTGCAGAGTTTGTCTTTCGCAAGATCACGCGAGCCGCAGCCATGATTAAACTGGGCTTGCTGAATGAACTAAAACTGGGCAATTTGGATGCTCAGCGGGATTGGTGCTATGCCAAAGATGCAGTTTATGCGATGTGGTTGATGCTGCAACAGCAAGAAGCAGATGACTACATTATTGCTAGCGGTGAAACGCATTCGGTGCGCGAACTGGTTGAGTTTGCGTTTAGCTGTGTGAATCTCAATTGGCAGGATTATGTTTCGGTTGATCCAGCCTTTTATCGACCGGATGAGCCTGTGCAGCTCATGGGTTGTATTGACAAGATTCAGAATAAACTTGGCTGGAAACCTCAGCACTCTTTCCAGGAGATGGTGGAATTGATGGTGGAGCATGACTTGAAAGCTCTCCAGGATGAGCCTTAG